Proteins encoded together in one uncultured Sphaerochaeta sp. window:
- a CDS encoding HAMP domain-containing sensor histidine kinase produces the protein MKRTISLSTLNFLLVLLSLLVFISLLSLMLFFGLEATQDAWYSQQTASLQRQIEERVLEIYRQEGTLSEGSLSVALEDLLQQPTYLIISDTGRNTLYAYHKTDRSVGRARGFQFGQLENQKILPITREDGQIIAYYSMHLPTFSEVEANAMLVSAAKNVLIWALLVALLVAVVLAFLFFLPLKKRSRELTEGLTSMANRQRDVVLKQSMVSEFADISEAAKKLQENLLHEERLRRQWAADIAHDLRSPVTVLRGQLEGVADGVLKLDEHRIALFLAETQKLTYMINDLSLLTHLESPGYEVHTEPVRVDEVLNHLLSRFEVQAKQRGMEFSYNATPLLLQADLNLFTRLLDNLISNAVRYGTAPSTITIHNEGDSDGNAVQLSFENEGVIEEAFLPRLFDRLSRAEASRTSEGSGLGLSIVKAIVEAHGWNIAVTSNKKTKFTLYFT, from the coding sequence ATGAAACGAACCATCTCACTGTCAACGCTGAACTTCCTGCTGGTACTACTCAGTCTGCTTGTATTCATCTCCTTGCTTTCTTTGATGCTCTTCTTTGGATTGGAAGCAACCCAGGATGCTTGGTACTCACAGCAAACTGCTAGCCTGCAGAGACAAATTGAAGAACGGGTTCTGGAAATATATAGGCAAGAAGGAACGCTCAGTGAAGGATCCCTCTCAGTTGCATTGGAAGACCTATTGCAGCAACCCACCTACCTGATCATCTCCGATACAGGGAGAAACACGCTCTATGCCTACCATAAAACTGATCGCAGTGTTGGCAGGGCAAGGGGATTCCAATTTGGACAATTGGAGAACCAGAAGATACTTCCCATCACCAGGGAAGATGGACAAATCATTGCCTACTATTCCATGCATCTGCCTACCTTCTCCGAGGTGGAAGCCAATGCAATGCTTGTCTCAGCTGCAAAGAATGTACTCATCTGGGCATTGCTTGTTGCCCTTCTTGTAGCCGTAGTACTTGCTTTCCTCTTTTTTCTACCGCTCAAGAAGCGTAGTCGGGAACTCACTGAAGGATTGACCAGTATGGCCAATCGTCAAAGGGATGTTGTGCTAAAACAGAGTATGGTGAGTGAGTTTGCAGACATCAGTGAAGCAGCAAAAAAACTCCAGGAAAATCTATTGCATGAGGAGCGGCTTCGTCGTCAGTGGGCAGCTGATATCGCCCATGATCTGAGAAGCCCGGTTACAGTGCTGAGGGGCCAGTTGGAAGGAGTAGCGGATGGAGTCCTGAAACTGGACGAGCATCGTATTGCCCTTTTCCTTGCGGAAACGCAGAAGCTTACCTATATGATTAATGACCTCTCTCTCCTGACGCACCTGGAATCGCCAGGCTATGAAGTACATACTGAGCCAGTAAGGGTCGATGAAGTACTCAATCATCTACTCTCTCGCTTTGAAGTACAAGCAAAGCAGAGAGGGATGGAATTCTCTTACAATGCCACACCCCTGTTATTGCAAGCCGATTTGAACCTGTTTACCAGACTCCTGGACAACTTGATTTCCAATGCTGTGCGATACGGCACAGCTCCTTCCACGATCACCATCCATAATGAGGGTGACTCGGATGGTAATGCCGTACAGCTAAGTTTCGAAAACGAAGGAGTCATTGAAGAGGCCTTCCTCCCAAGACTTTTTGATAGACTGAGTAGAGCTGAAGCCTCTCGCACCAGTGAAGGTAGTGGACTGGGGCTTTCCATAGTAAAAGCCATTGTTGAGGCTCATGGTTGGAATATTGCTGTAACCAGCAATAAAAAAACCAAATTTACCCTCTACTTTACCTAA